In one window of Shewanella goraebulensis DNA:
- the lipB gene encoding lipoyl(octanoyl) transferase LipB: MQTQALHIRHLGRQDYESVWHAMQAYTDNRDSDSNDELWIVEHSPVFTQGQAGKSEHILNPGDIPVIQVDRGGQVTYHGPGQLVVYPLIDIKRGKLGVRQLVNNIEQSIVDMLAMYDVNAYAKADAPGVYVDERKVASLGLRIRKGCSFHGLALNVDMDLAPFQRINPCGYAGLEMVQCKALGGPQTVEDAGEKLIQTLSKVLGYQELVHHQGLAE, translated from the coding sequence TTGCAAACTCAAGCGTTACATATCAGACATCTTGGCCGTCAAGATTACGAATCAGTGTGGCATGCCATGCAGGCTTATACCGATAATCGTGACAGCGACAGCAACGACGAATTATGGATTGTTGAACACTCGCCCGTATTCACCCAAGGCCAAGCAGGCAAAAGCGAGCACATCCTCAATCCTGGTGATATTCCCGTTATTCAAGTCGACCGTGGCGGGCAAGTGACCTACCACGGACCTGGCCAGTTAGTTGTCTATCCACTTATCGACATAAAACGCGGTAAACTCGGAGTCAGACAATTAGTGAACAATATTGAACAAAGTATTGTTGATATGCTGGCAATGTATGATGTTAACGCTTACGCCAAAGCAGATGCACCCGGTGTGTATGTTGATGAGCGTAAAGTTGCCTCTCTAGGACTTCGTATTCGTAAAGGCTGTTCTTTCCACGGCCTCGCACTCAATGTCGATATGGATTTAGCACCGTTTCAGCGCATCAACCCATGCGGTTATGCAGGACTTGAAATGGTGCAATGCAAAGCATTAGGCGGCCCACAAACCGTTGAAGACGCTGGCGAAAAACTGATTCAAACATTAAGCAAAGTATTGGGCTACCAAGAACTTGTACATCATCAAGGATTAGCAGAATAA
- a CDS encoding septal ring lytic transglycosylase RlpA family protein: MQLKLKKVTIGLTVVSVLGLLSACSSSPSSSQDDRYQMKNDRAPQSAPDVSKVEDAHPKYEPYSRQGNKRTYTVRGKSYTVMPTAKDFSQSGYASWYGSKFHGHLTSNGETYDMYSMSAAHKTLPLPSYVKVTNEANNKQVIVRVNDRGPFHEGRIIDLSYAAAYKLDMLGSGTAKVNIETIHIESPESMALDELKDDSVHIIQVVASKDQVRINVLAKEFEAKYNVPAIVESANGFYRLLLGPIGQSYLANKLLLQIKQDGYPQSYLRTPTKK; this comes from the coding sequence ATGCAACTGAAACTGAAAAAAGTCACCATTGGTTTGACTGTTGTCAGTGTACTTGGGCTACTAAGTGCCTGCTCAAGTTCACCTTCATCCAGTCAAGATGATCGTTATCAAATGAAAAATGACCGTGCGCCGCAAAGTGCACCCGACGTAAGCAAGGTTGAAGACGCACATCCTAAATACGAGCCTTACAGCCGCCAAGGTAATAAGCGCACCTACACAGTTCGTGGTAAATCTTATACCGTTATGCCAACGGCAAAAGACTTCAGCCAAAGTGGTTATGCATCTTGGTATGGGTCAAAGTTTCACGGTCACTTAACCTCAAATGGCGAAACCTATGACATGTACTCAATGTCAGCGGCCCACAAAACGTTACCTTTACCTAGTTATGTCAAAGTCACTAATGAAGCAAACAACAAACAAGTTATCGTTCGCGTGAATGACCGCGGCCCATTTCATGAAGGCCGTATTATCGACTTATCTTATGCCGCAGCTTATAAGCTAGATATGCTTGGCAGTGGTACAGCAAAGGTCAACATTGAGACAATCCACATTGAATCACCTGAGTCGATGGCATTAGATGAGCTCAAAGACGACAGTGTGCATATTATTCAAGTGGTTGCCTCTAAAGATCAAGTCAGGATCAATGTGTTAGCCAAAGAGTTTGAAGCAAAATATAACGTGCCAGCCATTGTTGAATCGGCTAACGGTTTTTATCGCTTATTACTGGGTCCAATCGGTCAAAGCTACCTAGCTAATAAACTGTTACTGCAAATCAAACAAGATGGCTACCCACAAAGTTACTTAAGGACGCCAACCAAAAAGTAA
- a CDS encoding serine hydrolase, whose translation MKNIVNTPLKSLLLLSAVSFSSQAANAPMVMPNAPTVAAKAYVLMDYNSGRVIAESNAYESLNPASLTKMMTSYVIGHEVKVGNISLEDEVTISKKAWSKNFPDSSKMFIEVGKKVTVEDLNRGIIIQSGNDACVAMAEHIAGTEDGFVDLMNSWSKQLGMTQSYFENSHGLDSDNHKTTAYDMALLGAALIRDVPDEYRVYSEKSFTFNGIKQYNRNGLLWDSSLNVDGIKTGHTSGAGYNLVSSATNDGMRLITVVMGTGSESARKAESKKLLNYGFRFFETITPYKAGDTFVTQKIWYGDRETVDLGVVTDTPITINRGQAKNLEANFELTKPLTAPLAKGETVGRIFFQLNGKDIAEFPLVTLNEVNEGSWFSKLMDYFKQMFEGWFS comes from the coding sequence ATGAAGAATATTGTAAACACTCCGCTTAAATCTTTGCTGCTGCTTTCCGCTGTATCTTTTTCTTCTCAAGCAGCCAACGCACCCATGGTTATGCCTAATGCGCCAACAGTAGCCGCTAAAGCTTACGTTTTGATGGATTACAACTCAGGCCGCGTTATCGCTGAAAGCAATGCATACGAATCTCTAAACCCAGCCAGCTTAACTAAAATGATGACCAGCTACGTAATTGGCCATGAAGTTAAGGTCGGTAACATTTCATTAGAAGATGAAGTGACCATCAGTAAAAAAGCTTGGTCTAAAAACTTCCCAGATTCTTCAAAAATGTTTATCGAAGTAGGTAAAAAAGTCACCGTTGAAGATCTTAACCGAGGCATCATCATTCAATCAGGTAACGATGCCTGTGTTGCAATGGCTGAGCATATTGCCGGTACCGAAGATGGCTTTGTTGATTTAATGAACTCATGGTCAAAACAGCTTGGTATGACCCAAAGTTATTTTGAAAACTCACATGGTTTAGATTCTGACAACCACAAAACAACCGCATACGACATGGCATTATTAGGTGCAGCCTTAATCCGCGACGTGCCAGATGAATACCGTGTTTACTCTGAAAAATCATTTACCTTTAACGGTATTAAACAATACAACCGTAACGGCTTACTATGGGACAGCAGTTTAAATGTTGATGGTATTAAAACAGGCCACACTTCAGGCGCTGGATATAACCTAGTCTCTTCTGCAACCAATGATGGCATGCGTTTGATCACTGTTGTTATGGGTACGGGCAGTGAGTCAGCTCGTAAAGCTGAAAGTAAAAAGCTACTAAACTACGGATTCCGATTCTTCGAAACCATTACCCCTTATAAAGCGGGTGACACCTTTGTAACTCAAAAAATCTGGTATGGCGATCGTGAAACCGTCGATTTAGGTGTGGTTACTGATACGCCTATTACTATCAATCGTGGTCAAGCTAAAAACTTAGAAGCAAACTTTGAGTTAACTAAGCCGCTAACAGCACCATTAGCTAAAGGTGAAACGGTTGGCCGTATCTTCTTCCAACTTAACGGAAAAGACATTGCTGAGTTCCCACTGGTTACCCTTAACGAAGTTAACGAAGGTAGCTGGTTCAGTAAGTTAATGGATTACTTCAAGCAAATGTTTGAAGGCTGGTTTAGTTAA
- a CDS encoding SAM-dependent methyltransferase, with protein sequence MAGSLACVGIGMTLGAHICPLSKSYIEQADVVFSAVSHGITELWLQEMHPNVRSLQQYYQEGKSRQITYNEMVNAMMTEVRAGKKVVGAFYGHPGVFAQAPHKSIAMAKAEGFAAKMIPGISAEDCLIADLGIDPGRFGCQQFEASQFMFYERKYDPSCYLILWQIGLAGDRSLAKFSTGAAHRQVLIELLGEVYSMDHQVILYEAAVLPIDKIRIESVSLSDLKHADIHMHTTLVIPPNQKMKLNEKLVARLAEIEQELAQ encoded by the coding sequence ATGGCTGGAAGTTTGGCCTGTGTAGGTATTGGAATGACGCTAGGTGCACATATCTGCCCTTTAAGTAAAAGCTACATAGAACAAGCAGATGTCGTCTTTTCAGCCGTCTCCCATGGAATTACTGAGCTGTGGCTGCAAGAAATGCACCCTAATGTTCGTTCTTTACAGCAGTATTACCAAGAGGGGAAGTCGCGCCAAATAACCTACAACGAAATGGTTAATGCGATGATGACTGAAGTTAGGGCTGGTAAGAAAGTTGTGGGTGCTTTTTATGGTCACCCAGGGGTTTTTGCTCAGGCACCGCATAAGTCAATTGCAATGGCAAAAGCAGAAGGCTTTGCTGCAAAGATGATTCCAGGCATTTCAGCTGAAGATTGTTTGATTGCTGATTTAGGTATTGATCCTGGACGCTTTGGTTGTCAGCAATTTGAAGCCAGTCAGTTTATGTTTTATGAGCGTAAATATGACCCATCTTGTTATCTTATTTTGTGGCAAATAGGACTTGCTGGTGATCGCTCGTTGGCAAAGTTTTCAACGGGAGCTGCGCATCGACAAGTGCTAATTGAGTTGCTCGGCGAAGTTTACTCAATGGATCACCAAGTGATTCTGTATGAAGCAGCTGTATTACCAATTGATAAGATTCGAATAGAATCAGTTTCACTCAGTGACTTAAAACATGCTGATATTCACATGCATACCACTTTAGTGATCCCACCGAACCAAAAAATGAAGTTAAATGAAAAGCTTGTAGCACGTTTGGCTGAAATTGAGCAAGAATTAGCGCAGTAG
- the rimI gene encoding ribosomal protein S18-alanine N-acetyltransferase produces MTDNGSLFSISPLTPENVQEMYAVESQAHTHPWSLVSLEGCFGHLYRVLGIHQHNKLLGFAIVQQIVDEATLLDICVSPISQGQGLGKKLLLQVLAEAKACDAVVMMLEVRESNIAAKSLYEALGFVESGRRKNYYPCELSLNAAGKEDAILMDYCWQD; encoded by the coding sequence ATGACAGATAATGGTTCGCTATTTTCTATTTCACCACTGACGCCTGAAAACGTTCAAGAGATGTATGCTGTCGAAAGCCAAGCGCATACTCACCCTTGGAGTTTAGTGAGCTTAGAAGGGTGTTTTGGTCACTTGTATCGGGTATTAGGTATTCATCAGCACAACAAGTTGTTAGGTTTTGCTATCGTGCAGCAGATAGTCGATGAAGCGACATTATTAGATATATGTGTTTCACCTATATCACAGGGGCAAGGTTTAGGAAAAAAGCTCCTGTTACAGGTACTTGCTGAAGCGAAAGCGTGTGATGCAGTCGTGATGATGCTTGAAGTGCGCGAGTCAAATATTGCTGCTAAATCCCTTTATGAAGCATTAGGTTTTGTGGAGTCTGGTAGACGTAAAAATTACTACCCTTGTGAGTTGAGTTTGAATGCTGCTGGCAAGGAAGATGCAATATTGATGGACTATTGCTGGCAAGATTAA
- a CDS encoding GNAT family N-acetyltransferase, with product MHEFETERLSMRLLKAEDKEFFTGLYCDPKTMKLIAKPLTEEQSNVMFERSLTHIEGANPKELIWVIRVKATQEIIGIQNLFIFGKSPEDADAGLILTRTAHGKGYPNEATAAVMDYGLKNLGIRTFHTNCSARNYAIQRVIRAMGFVESTESSDEQVHYFKNVQ from the coding sequence ATGCATGAATTTGAAACTGAAAGATTGTCTATGAGGTTGCTAAAAGCTGAAGATAAAGAGTTTTTTACAGGATTATATTGTGATCCTAAAACAATGAAACTTATAGCTAAACCTTTAACAGAAGAGCAATCTAATGTGATGTTTGAGAGGTCACTTACTCATATTGAAGGCGCGAATCCAAAAGAGTTAATTTGGGTAATAAGGGTGAAAGCAACGCAAGAGATAATTGGAATTCAAAATCTGTTTATTTTTGGTAAAAGCCCTGAAGATGCTGATGCAGGCTTAATTTTAACAAGAACCGCTCATGGAAAAGGTTATCCAAATGAGGCTACAGCTGCGGTTATGGATTATGGCTTAAAAAATTTAGGGATAAGAACTTTCCATACTAATTGTTCTGCTAGAAACTATGCGATCCAAAGAGTGATAAGAGCAATGGGATTTGTTGAGAGCACTGAGTCATCAGATGAACAAGTACACTATTTCAAAAACGTACAATAG
- the lipA gene encoding lipoyl synthase produces MNRPERLQPGVKLRDAEKVARIPVKVVPSEKETMLRKPNWLRVKLPASNQRITEIKSALRKNGLHSVCEEASCPNLAECFNHGTATFMILGAICTRRCPFCDVAHGRPLKPDAAEPKKLAQTIKDMKLKYVVITSVDRDDLRDGGAQHFADCIREIRILNPHIKIEILVPDFRGRIDAALDIIATEPPDVFNHNLETAPKHYRKARPGANYQWSLDLLKRFKERHPDVPTKSGLMMGLGETNEEIAQVLRDLRTHDVEMLTLGQYLQPSKFHLPVERYVPPAEFDELKALADELGFTHAACGPLVRSSYHADLQAQGKEVK; encoded by the coding sequence ATGAATAGGCCTGAAAGATTACAACCTGGCGTAAAACTGCGTGATGCCGAAAAAGTCGCACGTATTCCAGTAAAAGTGGTTCCTTCTGAAAAAGAAACCATGCTACGCAAACCAAACTGGTTACGCGTTAAGTTACCTGCATCAAACCAGCGTATTACCGAAATTAAGTCTGCTTTACGTAAAAACGGCTTACATTCAGTTTGTGAAGAGGCATCTTGCCCAAACCTTGCTGAATGTTTTAACCACGGTACAGCGACCTTTATGATTTTAGGTGCTATATGTACTCGTCGTTGTCCTTTCTGTGACGTTGCCCACGGCCGCCCACTCAAGCCTGATGCTGCAGAACCTAAAAAGCTTGCCCAAACCATCAAGGACATGAAGCTTAAATACGTGGTGATCACCTCGGTTGACCGCGATGATTTACGTGATGGCGGCGCACAGCACTTTGCTGATTGTATCCGTGAAATCCGTATTTTAAATCCGCATATCAAAATTGAGATTCTAGTACCTGATTTCCGTGGTCGTATCGATGCTGCCTTAGACATTATTGCCACTGAGCCACCAGATGTGTTCAACCATAACCTTGAGACTGCGCCAAAGCATTACCGTAAAGCGCGTCCAGGTGCGAACTATCAATGGTCGTTAGATTTGCTTAAACGCTTTAAAGAGCGTCACCCAGACGTACCGACTAAATCGGGCTTAATGATGGGCTTGGGTGAAACCAACGAAGAGATTGCTCAAGTACTACGAGACTTGCGAACTCATGATGTTGAAATGCTGACTTTAGGCCAGTACTTACAACCATCTAAATTCCATTTACCTGTTGAACGTTATGTACCGCCAGCAGAATTTGACGAATTAAAAGCACTCGCTGATGAACTTGGCTTTACCCATGCAGCTTGTGGCCCACTTGTTCGCTCTAGCTACCATGCTGACTTACAAGCACAAGGTAAAGAAGTTAAATAG
- a CDS encoding TetR/AcrR family transcriptional regulator, which translates to MTTEQRLLNAAKELIKEQGLINFSMSDVPRACGLSRACCYQNFRDKNEILAALCIEEIQLNIQVIKEQRYRDFVGTFSMVLRPVIFNHLKVKDQLALEHIFAELLLLINQLPEIEEFKFLKRGCEFIDMERMLNPR; encoded by the coding sequence ATGACAACAGAACAGCGCTTACTGAATGCGGCAAAAGAGTTAATTAAAGAACAAGGTTTAATCAACTTTTCTATGTCGGACGTGCCAAGGGCTTGCGGATTATCTCGAGCTTGTTGTTATCAAAATTTTAGAGATAAAAACGAAATTCTAGCAGCGCTTTGTATTGAAGAAATTCAATTGAATATTCAAGTGATTAAAGAGCAGCGCTACCGTGATTTTGTCGGTACGTTTAGTATGGTTCTAAGACCAGTGATTTTTAATCATTTAAAAGTTAAAGATCAATTAGCGCTTGAGCATATTTTTGCTGAACTATTACTTTTGATAAACCAATTACCTGAAATTGAAGAGTTTAAGTTTTTAAAACGAGGTTGCGAGTTTATCGATATGGAAAGAATGCTGAACCCTCGCTAA
- the ybeD gene encoding DUF493 family protein YbeD has protein sequence MLNTNFGELMEFPNSCPFKVIGAADDTLADRIVAVAQQLAPGDYAPTVKSSSKGTYYAISIRITVTSKEHIEKVYTDLAAIEGVNRVL, from the coding sequence ATGTTAAATACAAACTTTGGCGAACTTATGGAATTTCCGAATTCTTGCCCATTCAAAGTCATTGGCGCAGCAGATGATACCCTTGCTGATCGCATTGTCGCTGTTGCTCAACAACTTGCTCCAGGTGATTATGCACCAACTGTAAAATCTTCAAGCAAAGGCACTTATTATGCGATTTCAATCCGCATCACAGTGACAAGCAAAGAGCATATCGAAAAAGTTTATACCGACCTTGCTGCCATTGAAGGCGTTAATCGCGTACTTTAA
- a CDS encoding sensor domain-containing diguanylate cyclase, translated as MIKLLLVCFFISFTSQSLASSDVKLEIDSLLAKADDLRSKDPQQFNELILKLNSLNNNLSSKQEDYLEYLKGYQLAFNGDFNQAELVWERISAKGSTTEIKFRSNLSLINIYAYTKEWSKGLSFLEENLKNLHLINNPELSQLGISAAAIFYNQIGQYELGLKFANQLDSLMLEGRNLCVARHQIAESKFHLKILKLGSEDINNAIASCSLINEPVWQSAIHTFRARLMINNKDYKSALEVLTNNVVEIERVNYIPILSHFYALMAKAYLANDNQLKAKVFGQKSIELTDGMSNTESEVIAYDVLYKVLLNEADYESALMYYIKFAEADKAYFDDLKTKYLAFQLAQHKAVEQKVQIELLNKQNKLLQASQRLSESETENNRLFMALLIMVISLLAIAAIRSNRNQKRLKHLAEHDSLTQIYNRGHFTSAAQDAMQACQINQDDISCILFDLDKFKTINDNYGHACGDWVLKNVASTCKNIGRKNDIFARLGGEEFCVILSRCDANTAMKVAEDYRKAIAEIDSAPSGNTFPITASFGVTDSRLSGYSLEALTGHADNAMYLAKDTGRNQVCSYRDVVAADDSNSVII; from the coding sequence ATGATTAAATTGCTGTTAGTTTGTTTTTTTATTTCGTTTACTAGCCAAAGCCTAGCGAGTTCTGATGTCAAATTAGAAATTGATTCTTTACTAGCTAAGGCTGACGATCTGCGAAGTAAGGACCCACAGCAATTTAATGAATTAATTCTTAAATTAAATAGTTTAAATAATAATCTTTCTTCTAAACAAGAGGATTATCTCGAATACCTGAAAGGTTATCAATTAGCATTTAACGGTGACTTTAATCAAGCTGAATTAGTTTGGGAAAGAATAAGTGCTAAAGGCAGTACAACCGAAATTAAGTTTAGGTCTAATCTGTCCTTGATCAATATTTATGCATACACAAAAGAATGGAGCAAAGGGCTAAGCTTTTTAGAAGAAAACTTAAAAAATTTACATTTAATAAATAACCCTGAGTTAAGTCAATTAGGAATTTCAGCAGCAGCAATTTTTTATAATCAAATTGGCCAATATGAGTTAGGCTTAAAATTTGCGAATCAATTAGATAGTCTTATGCTAGAAGGCAGAAATCTATGTGTTGCTAGGCACCAAATTGCCGAGTCGAAGTTTCATTTGAAAATTTTGAAGCTTGGATCTGAAGATATAAATAACGCAATTGCTTCATGTTCATTAATCAATGAGCCTGTTTGGCAAAGTGCAATTCATACCTTTAGAGCTAGGTTAATGATAAATAATAAAGATTATAAATCGGCTTTAGAAGTTTTAACGAATAATGTTGTTGAAATTGAAAGAGTGAATTACATTCCAATTTTATCTCACTTCTATGCATTGATGGCCAAAGCCTATTTAGCAAATGATAATCAATTAAAAGCTAAAGTGTTCGGGCAAAAAAGCATTGAATTGACTGACGGTATGTCAAATACAGAATCTGAAGTAATTGCATATGATGTATTGTACAAAGTTTTACTAAATGAAGCTGATTACGAATCAGCTTTAATGTACTACATCAAGTTCGCAGAAGCTGACAAAGCTTACTTTGATGACCTAAAAACCAAATATCTCGCTTTCCAACTTGCGCAGCACAAAGCGGTTGAGCAAAAAGTCCAAATTGAATTGCTCAACAAACAGAATAAACTATTGCAAGCCAGTCAAAGACTATCGGAAAGTGAAACCGAGAATAACCGCTTGTTTATGGCGTTATTAATTATGGTCATCAGTTTGCTTGCTATTGCGGCCATTCGTTCAAACCGAAATCAGAAGCGCTTAAAACACTTAGCTGAGCATGATTCTCTCACTCAAATCTATAACCGTGGTCATTTCACCTCTGCCGCGCAAGATGCAATGCAAGCTTGCCAAATTAACCAAGATGATATTAGTTGTATCTTGTTTGATTTAGATAAATTTAAAACCATCAATGATAACTATGGCCATGCATGTGGTGATTGGGTGCTAAAAAATGTTGCCAGTACCTGTAAAAATATCGGCCGTAAAAATGACATTTTTGCCCGTCTTGGTGGTGAAGAGTTCTGTGTTATCTTGTCTCGGTGTGATGCGAATACAGCGATGAAAGTTGCAGAAGATTACCGGAAAGCGATTGCTGAGATTGATAGCGCGCCAAGTGGTAATACATTCCCGATAACAGCAAGTTTTGGGGTGACAGATAGTCGCCTGTCAGGTTACAGCCTAGAGGCGTTAACGGGACACGCTGATAATGCCATGTACCTTGCTAAAGATACTGGGCGTAATCAGGTGTGTAGCTACCGTGACGTGGTTGCAGCTGATGATTCAAATTCAGTGATAATTTAA
- a CDS encoding pepsin-like aspartyl protease, whose translation MSEQVKSSESVAKETAIKETAILEEQALNQQAAIQASNDDHHQHLLGHCHHHNQMQQHLDDVKQDVADAVDAVGTTLKTNAEPEIVSEIEPAKTATRTVKLPLVNVYAKGGYCVQMRLGSEGSLANLIVDTGSSTLVVKKQVYQPHEDQYLQSSPFAQQVIYGAGGWDGPLVHTKVSVSEDGLKHDPLAQDSLDENTSTHVPHLNLAHQPLSLNDCPVAIVPSLQQQKTFADADGILGLAYYGLNKSYDLTAYIEKHKIKPASTFPWPFSEPNSVCPAHCEHDEKSCDEADESERFSGEDLKRFRKFLKKQPQQTVVPYFTRLNKNGLTHNKFGFYSKRSSIHIAKQEYTQEQIAADPLNKGWLILGGGKEHTELYQGKFKTIDVIHNRYYNVKLYSMRVGEQAEVEAPALQSQYVASHKSNAIIDTGVSGILLTDLLYKAMMTGFNNVSSDFVTLVEPFKDISFQEKGIDMAELFKGRDMTGHHPDDLSHWPTLHFTFDGEITNECPDSENEVIDKAITVSCKPEHYWQLNSPSPGKACFKIISQLPSWPNQCLLGLPLLNDYYVIFDRSAHETGVIRFAEQKNY comes from the coding sequence ATGAGTGAGCAAGTCAAAAGTAGTGAAAGTGTAGCCAAGGAAACTGCTATAAAAGAAACGGCAATATTAGAAGAGCAAGCGCTAAATCAGCAAGCCGCCATTCAAGCCTCAAATGATGATCATCATCAACACCTATTAGGCCACTGTCATCACCATAATCAAATGCAACAACATCTAGATGATGTTAAGCAAGATGTTGCAGACGCTGTTGATGCTGTAGGCACAACGCTTAAAACCAACGCTGAACCAGAAATAGTATCTGAAATTGAACCCGCTAAAACTGCAACCCGCACAGTAAAATTACCCTTAGTAAATGTTTATGCCAAAGGTGGTTACTGCGTACAAATGCGCCTTGGCAGTGAAGGTAGCTTGGCTAATTTAATTGTTGATACCGGTAGCAGTACGCTTGTTGTAAAAAAGCAGGTGTATCAGCCCCATGAAGACCAATATCTACAATCTAGTCCTTTTGCCCAACAGGTCATATATGGCGCGGGTGGCTGGGATGGCCCATTAGTGCATACAAAGGTGAGTGTGAGTGAAGATGGTCTCAAGCACGACCCATTAGCTCAAGATTCTTTGGATGAAAATACCTCAACCCACGTCCCACATTTGAACTTAGCGCATCAGCCTTTATCACTTAACGATTGTCCTGTCGCGATTGTACCTTCATTACAGCAACAAAAAACGTTCGCAGATGCAGACGGTATTTTAGGTCTGGCGTATTATGGGCTTAATAAAAGCTATGATTTAACAGCCTACATCGAAAAACATAAAATTAAACCAGCCTCGACTTTTCCATGGCCTTTTTCAGAGCCAAACTCTGTGTGCCCAGCCCATTGCGAGCATGATGAAAAGAGCTGTGATGAAGCAGACGAGTCAGAGCGTTTTAGTGGCGAGGATTTAAAGCGTTTCAGAAAATTCTTGAAAAAACAGCCACAGCAGACCGTCGTACCTTATTTTACTCGCCTTAACAAAAATGGTTTAACGCACAATAAATTTGGCTTTTATTCAAAACGTTCGAGCATCCATATTGCTAAACAAGAGTATACCCAAGAGCAAATTGCAGCTGACCCACTTAACAAAGGCTGGTTAATATTGGGTGGGGGTAAAGAGCATACCGAGTTGTATCAGGGAAAGTTCAAAACCATCGATGTCATTCATAATCGTTATTACAACGTCAAACTGTATTCAATGCGGGTGGGTGAACAAGCAGAAGTAGAGGCTCCAGCATTACAAAGTCAGTATGTCGCATCCCATAAAAGTAACGCCATTATTGATACCGGCGTATCAGGTATTTTACTGACAGACTTGTTATACAAAGCCATGATGACTGGATTTAACAATGTTTCTAGTGACTTTGTAACGTTAGTCGAGCCATTCAAAGATATCAGTTTTCAAGAGAAAGGCATTGATATGGCCGAGCTATTTAAAGGCCGAGATATGACAGGCCATCATCCTGATGATTTAAGCCACTGGCCGACACTGCATTTTACATTTGACGGTGAAATCACCAACGAGTGCCCTGATTCAGAAAATGAAGTTATCGATAAAGCGATAACTGTCAGTTGTAAGCCAGAACATTATTGGCAACTCAACTCGCCAAGCCCAGGTAAAGCGTGTTTTAAAATAATAAGCCAGCTACCAAGCTGGCCAAATCAATGTTTATTAGGTTTACCGTTACTCAATGATTATTACGTGATATTTGACCGTTCAGCCCATGAAACTGGTGTAATCCGATTTGCAGAGCAAAAAAATTACTAA